A part of Ictalurus furcatus strain D&B chromosome 8, Billie_1.0, whole genome shotgun sequence genomic DNA contains:
- the kdrl gene encoding vascular endothelial growth factor receptor kdr-like produces the protein MNMTPRESAAFILVLFHCLTPANGMVLDPQLHPSKDTHVQHAGESLILICRGSTQLHWKLASRKLSSEGAQVEPCELTTNCSRLVIHNLKYTDTGYYTCSHNNSRKHKSSTYVFVKDHRHPFLGTSREKILYTHPHETILEIPCRTTSPTQDVTLETFPRMNDSAKAHVSWDPKVGFRIPLGPYQSYDIITCATSVKGEQVKTSFIILRRSSVLENVRITPEHSKVLVGDTLTLTCSANTTFNGRIQFDWQFQNSPISRTHNTNVRRSDPNKVIVMSSKLIIPSVTVEDSGIYICTATLDDSKKHASVTIIVHEHPFLTVTHGTHTVDTVVESKRYKNGFPINASLCYEVMGYDHIIKEVKEKEEGVFAFAFSSQKNRLHRNISCTFSVKGMVLTPQLHPPNDTHLQHAGGSLVLICRGSTQVQWSLASRTLSSEGVQVEPCELTPNCSKLVIHNLKYTDTGYYTCIHNNSSEQKSSTYVFVRDHQHPFLETFREKILFAYREEKNLSIPCRTTSPNQTVTLETDPPMKHTVKARMSWDPKEGFRIPLGPYKYYNIIKCITSVDGTEVTSSFIVLRRTSVLNNVRIAPEHPRVLVGNTLNLTCSADTTFNGRITFDWEFQNNPINRTRRTHVSRSDPDRIIVMNSELNIPDVTLKDNGIYNCTATLDGSKKYASVKVIVHEHPFLNVTPGTHTVVTVEEGKRWDFKPQVNALPAPDKIVWYKDGNPINASLCCKVKGYDLIIKEVKEKDAGVFTITLSNQKNGLHRNISYTLFVKVKPRIFEEEVAPVGTQTYRLGQEHQLTCTVFGFPKPNITWLWQPCDPDQKLTRCKLYRDPITVKNSTKYSHPANMIMDVSNELKEINSRNKIISSLVVMANVSGVYTCKASNEIGERTMMTHFYVNDHPQSFEVKPLTATEGDDVTLICQGTRFLYDRLSWHDSQGRLVQGDSSIQISPYSVSLSLRLKNVSRNHTNDYECRAINLNTKTEVNTMSNLIIDEKSVPWLIQNLTSQDVNSSSTLTLACLAHGVPPPFITWYKDKIPITEGPGITLKDNGILIIQRVKKEDEGLYECQASNAKGLATSSAVITVLGDEGKPNIEVIILVCTGAAATFLWIMLILFIRKLRKPSSADLKTGYLSIIMDPDQMPLNEQWDRLPYDSSKWEFPRDRLRLGKTLGHGAFGKVVEASAFGIDKLSTCKTVAVKMLKGGATNSECRALMSELKILIHIGHHLNVVNLLGACTKQGGPLMIIVEYCKYGNLSNYLRSKRGDFVVYKSQDGKALLQSSGCELSELLKRRLESVASTGSSASSGFIEDKSYCDSEEEEEESEDLYKRVLTLEDLICYSFQVAKGMEFLASRKCIHRDLAARNILLSENNVVKICDFGLARDVYKDPDYVRKGDARLPLKWMAPEAIFDKIYTTQSDVWSFGVLMWEIFSLGASPYPGVQIDEEFCCRLKEGTRMRAPEYASSEIYQTMLDCWHGEAQQRPTFTELVERLGDLLQASVQQEGKHYIPINTALLTKADPSNSDPTEETSLRSVSLRNSGTSWNIKVRPGSIKTFDDVTMESGTNDMHEGEHSDSGMGLSSDDLKKLKHLDSLVQPLSIMALAMKTKSKESVLSEGEMEKYPLPVPSLDFSLEDSSLDPELECHSPPPDYNYVVRYSTPPV, from the exons CCCACAGCTGCATCCTTCCAAAGACACACACGTGCAGCATGCTGGAGAATCCCTCATACTCATCTGCAG GGGGTCTACGCAGCTGCATTGGAAGCTTGCCAGTAGGAAACTGAGCTCTGAAGGGGCCCAAGTTGAACCGTGTGAGCTAACTACAAACTGCAGCAGGCTGGTGATACACAACCTGAAGTACACAGACACAGGATACTACACTTGCAGTCATAACAATTCCAGAAAACACAAGAGTTCAACGTATGTCTTTGTCAAAG ATCATCGTCATCCATTCCTGGGGACCTCCAGGGAAAAAATCCTTTATACACACCCACATGAAACAATTCTGGAAATCCCTTGCAGGACAACATCTCCTACACAAGATGTTACTTTGGAAACA tttccCCGCATGAACGACTCTGCCAAAGCACATGTGTCATGGGATCCAAAAGTGGGTTTTAGGATTCCACTGGGTCCTTATCAGAGCTACGACATAATCACATGTGCCACCAGTGTGAAGGGTGAACAAGTCAAAACAAGCTTCATCATACTACGTCGTA GCAGTGTTCTGGAAAATGTACGGATCACTCCTGAGCATTCAAAAGTCTTGGTTGGAGATACCCTGACACTCACCTGTTCAGCAAACACCACATTCAATGGCAGGATTCAATTTGATTGGCAATTCCAAAACAGCCca ATCAGTAGAACTCACAACACTAACGTGAGAAGGAGTGACCCTAACAAGGTCATTGTCATGAGCAGCAAACTAATTATACCCAGTGTGACTGTGGAGGACAGTGGCATTTACATCTGCACAGCAACACTAGATGACTCTAAGAAACATGCTTCAGTCACGATCATTGTACATG AGCATCCGTTCCTCACTGTGACCCATGGAACACATACGGTTGACACTGTTGTAGAAAGTAAAAG GTACAAGAATGGCTTCCCCATCAACGCCTCTTTATGCTATGAGGTAATGGGCTATGACCACATCATCAAGGAggtgaaagaaaaggaagaaggggtCTTTGCCTTTGCTTTCTCCAGCCAGAAGAATCGGCTTCACAGGAACATAAGTTGCACATTTTCTGTCAAAG GGATGGTGTTAACCCCACAGCTGCATCCTCCCAACGACACACACCTGCAGCATGCTGGAGGATCCCTCGTACTCATCTGCAG GGGGTCTACCCAAGTGCAGTGGAGTCTTGCCAGTAGGACTCTAAGCTCTGAAGGGGTCCAAGTTGAACCGTGTGAGCTAACACCAAACTGCAGCAAGCTGGTGATACACAACCTGAAGTACACAGACACAGGATACTACACTTGCATTCATAACAATTCCAGCGAACAGAAGAGTTCAACGTATGTCTTTGTCAGAG ATCATCAGCATCCATTCCTGGAGACCTTCAGGGAGAAGATCCTGTTTGCAtacagggaggaaaaaaatctgTCAATCCCTTGCAGGACAACATCTCCTAATCAAACTGTTACTTTGGAAACA GATCCTCCCATGAAACACACTGTCAAAGCACGCATGTCATGGGACCCAAAAGAGGGTTTTAGGATTCCACTGGGTCCCTATAAGTACTACAACATAATCAAATGTATCACCAGTGTGGATGGAACAGAGGTCACATCAAGCTTCATCGTTTTACGTCGTA CCAGTGTTCTGAATAATGTACGCATTGCTCCTGAACATCCAAGAGTCCTGGTTGGAAACACACTGAACCTCACCTGCTCAGCAGACACCACATTCAATGGCAGGATTACATTTGATTGGGAATTCCAAAACAACCCT ATCAATCGGACTCGTAGAACTCATGTAAGCAGGAGTGACCCTGACAGAATCATTGTAATGAACAGCGAACTTAATATACCCGATGTGACTCTGAAAGACAATGGGATTTACAATTGCACAGCAACATTAGATGGCTCTAAGAAGTATGCTTCAGTCAAGGTCATTGTACATG AGCATCCATTCCTCAATGTGACCCCTGGAACACATACTGTTGTCACTGTTGAAGAAGGTAAAAGGTGGGACTTCAAACCACAGGTCAATGCTCTGCCTGCACCAGACAAAATAGTGTG GTACAAGGATGGAAACCCCATCAATGCCTCATTATGCTGTAAGGTAAAGGGCTATGACCTCATCATTAAGGAGGTGAAAGAAAAAGATGCAGGGGTCTTTACCATTACTTTATCCAACCAGAAGAATGGACTTCACAGGAACATCAGCTACACACTTTTTGTCAAAG TGAAACCCAGAATATTTGAAGAAGAGGTGGCTCCTGTAGGCACCCAGACTTACAGGCTAGGCCAGGAGCACCAGCTTACCTGTACTGTCTTTGGATTCCCAAAGCCCAATATCACATGGTTGTGGCAGCCCTGTGACCCTGATCAAAAGCTCACACG GTGCAAATTATATAGGGATCCAATAACTGTCAAAAACAGTACCAAATATTCACATCCAGCAAACATGATTATGGATGTGTCCAATGAGCTTAAGGAGATAAATAGCAGAAACAAG ATAATAAGTTCCCTGGTTGTGATGGCTAACGTGTCAGGAGTTTATACTTGCAAAGCCAGCAATGAGATTGGAGAGAGGACAATGATGACTCATTTCTATGTGAATG ACCATCCCCAGTCTTTTGAGGTCAAACCCTTGACAGCTACTGAAGGAGATGATGTCACGCTGATTTGCCAGGGCACACGGTTCCTCTATGATAGGCTGAGCTGGCATGATTCACAGGGTCGCCTGGTTCAGGGTGACAGCTCCATCCAGATCAGTCCTTATTCTGTCTCCCTATCACTCAGACTGAAGAATGTTTCTAGAAACCACACAAATGACTATGAGTGCAGAGCAATCAACCTCAACACCAAAACTGAGGTTAATACAATGTCTAACTTAATCATTGATG AGAAGAGTGTTCCCTGGTTGATACAGAACTTGACCAGTCAGGATGTGAACAGCAGCAGCACTCTGACCCTAGCATGTCTGGCCCATGGTGTGCCACCTCCATTTATTACATGGTACAAGGACAAGATTCCCATCACAGAAGGACCAG GAATTACTCTGAAGGACAATGGGATCCTGATCATCCAGAGGGTGAAGAAAGAGGATGAGGGCTTGTATGAGTGTCAGGCCAGTAATGCAAAAGGTCTGGCAACCTCTAGTGCAGTCATAACTGTACTGG GCGATGAAGGCAAGCCAAATATTGAGGTGATCATCCTTGTGTGCACGGGAGCTGCTGCCACCTTCCTTTGGATCATGCTCATTCTCTTCATACGCAAGCTTAGAAAG CCAAGTTCTGCAGATCTAAAGACGGGCTACCTGTCCATCATCATGGATCCTGACCAGATGCCTCTTAATGAACAGTGGGATCGTTTACCTTATGACAGCAGCAAATGGGAGTTCCCTAGAGACCGTCTCCGACTAG GTAAAACTCTCGGCCATGGTGCTTTTGGAAAAGTTGTAGAGGCTTCTGCATTCGGCATAGACAAGCTCTCCACATGCAAAACAGTTGCTGTTAAAATGCTGAAAG GAGGAGCTACAAACAGTGAATGCAGAGCTCTTATGTCTGAACTGAAGATACTGATTCATATTGGCCACCATCTCAATGTTGTCAATCTACTGGGAGCCTGCACTAAGCAAGGAG GCCCACTGATGATCATTGTGGAGTACTGCAAGTATGGCAACCTTTCTAATTATTTGAGGAGCAAGAGAGGAGACTTTGTGGTTTATAAA TCTCAGGATGGAAAAGCACTGCTGCAAAGTTCAGGGTGTGAACTTAGTGAGCTCCTCAAGCGTCGACTGGAGAGTGTGGCTAGTACGGGAAGCTCAGCCAGCTCAGGCTTCATTGAAGATAAGAGCTACTGCGActcagaggaagaagaggaag AGTCTGAAGACTTGTATAAGAGAGTGTTGACACTAGAGGATTTAATCTGCTACAGCTTTCAAGTAGCCAAAGGCATGGAGTTTTTAGCTTCAAGAAAA TGTATTCACCGTGATTTGGCGGCACGGAACATCCTATTGTCCGAAAACAACGTTGTTAAGATATGCGATTTCGGACTAGCCAGAGACGTGTATAAGGACCCAGACTACGTCCGTAAAGGAGAT GCCAGACTTCCTCTTAAGTGGATGGCACCAGAGGCCATATTTGACAAGATCTATACTACACAGAGTGATGTTTGGTCCTTTGGTGTGCTAATGTGGGAGATCTTCTCTCTGG GTGCCTCTCCTTATCCCGGTGTACAAATTGATGAGGAATTCTGCTGCCGCTTGAAAGAAGGCACCAGAATGCGAGCACCTGAGTATGCTTCCTCTGAAAT ATATCAGACCATGTTGGACTGCTGGCATGGAGAAGCACAACAGAGGCCCACATTTACAGAGCTAGTGGAGAGACTAGGAGACCTGCTTCAGGCAAGTGTACAGCAG GAGGGAAAACATTACATTCCTATCAACACAGCACTACTGACAAAAGCGGATCCGTCAAATTCAGACCCTACAGAGGAAACTTCCTTGAGATCTGTTTCTCTCAGAAACTCAGGAACCTCGTG GAACATCAAGGTCCGTCCAGGCAGCATCAAAACCTTTGATGATGTAACAATGGAGAGTGGAACAAATGATATGCATGAG GGAGAGCATTCGGACAGCGGTATGGGTCTGTCCTCTGATGATCTGAAGAAGCTGAAGCATTTGGATTCCTTGGTTCAACCCTTAAGTATCATGGCCCTGGC GATGAAGACTAAGAGTAAGGAGTCTGTTTTGTCAGAAGGGGAGATGGAGAAATACCCACTACCAGTCCCTTCACTAGACTTTAGTCTGGAAGATTCCTCTCTAGATCCAGAGCTGGAGTGCCATAGCCCTCCACCAGACTACAATTATGTTGTCCGCTATTCCACACCACCTGTCTGA